The DNA sequence TTTGCACCTACGTAAGACATGTTTATTTTCGCCATAATATGCCGCAGATTAAACCTTTGGTGTCTTGGGCGGGTCAACGCGGGGAGGGACGACTCCCGGACTTCTCCGCTGCACACCTGAAAATCTCCTCAAAAAAAGGGCTGGAAGCCAAGCTTCCAGCCCTTTCATATATTCTTCAGGGTAGAATTAGTAGTTCAGTTCCGGGTAAAGAGGATATTGATCCGTCAGATCCTTCACCATGGCAGCAGCCTTGGTAAGAACTGTATCGTCCTTAGGCTGTTTCAGCGTCATGGCAATGATCTCTCCGATCTTCACCATAGCCGCTTCGTCCATGCCACGCGAGGTAGCTGCAGGCGTACCGATCCGGATTCCGCTCGTTACAAACGGGCTGGTCGGGTCAAAAGGAATGGCGTTCTTGTTGACTGTAATGCCAACTGAATCCAGAACCTTCTCCGCTTCTTTACCCGTGATGTTCACGCTGCGTGTATCCACCAGCATCAGATGGTTGTCCGTACCGCCGGATACGATGTTGAGGCCTTCACTGACCAGGGTTTCAGCCAGAACGTGGGCGTTCTTCACGACATTTTGGGCATAGGTTTTGAAAGAAGGATCCAGAGCTTCGCCAAAAGCCACGGCTTTGGAAGCAATCACATGCATCAACGGTCCGCCTTGGGATCCTGGGAATACCGCCTTGTCTATGGCCTGAGCCCATGGCTTTCTGCACATAATCATGCCGCCGCGAGGTCCGCGCAGTGTTTTATGCGTGGTCGTCGTTACGAAATGGGCATGCGGTACAGGGCTCGGATGAACGCCTGCGGCAACCAGACCGGCAATATGCGCCATATCAACCATGAACAGCGCACCCACATCATTCGCGATGGAAGCAAAGGCTTCAAAATCAATG is a window from the Paenibacillus sp. J23TS9 genome containing:
- the glyA gene encoding serine hydroxymethyltransferase, which gives rise to MMDQLRKKDPAVLDAMNLELKRQRSNIELIASENIVSEAVMEAMGSVLTNKYAEGYPGKRFYGGCERVDIVEDIARDRAKELFGAEHVNVQPHSGAQANMAVYLAAINPGDTVLGMNLAHGGHLTHGSPVNASGLLYNFVAYGVQEDSFLIDYDEVRKAAFKHRPRLIVAGASAYPRTIDFEAFASIANDVGALFMVDMAHIAGLVAAGVHPSPVPHAHFVTTTTHKTLRGPRGGMIMCRKPWAQAIDKAVFPGSQGGPLMHVIASKAVAFGEALDPSFKTYAQNVVKNAHVLAETLVSEGLNIVSGGTDNHLMLVDTRSVNITGKEAEKVLDSVGITVNKNAIPFDPTSPFVTSGIRIGTPAATSRGMDEAAMVKIGEIIAMTLKQPKDDTVLTKAAAMVKDLTDQYPLYPELNY